One window from the genome of Deltaproteobacteria bacterium encodes:
- a CDS encoding inositol monophosphatase — translation MTEAADALDIAREVARAAADLLRGVDDVGKVRTKSSFKDLVTEWDTRAEEAIVRRLETLAPDVPRLAEESGAAGDVDAGRRWVIDPIDGTVNFAHGIPFWAVAISFEVDGDPVCGVVHAPALGWEFFASAGGGAYRNGERVRVSAVDDLRQAVLATGFPYDRGTARWANFREWEHMQRTAGACRRMGCASLDLAMVACGMVDGFWEARLRAWDLSAGAVLVREAGGVVTSLTGGRFASASGEAVASNGAIHQQIVEELGTVFARYGGPHDDT, via the coding sequence GTGACCGAGGCGGCTGACGCGCTGGACATCGCGCGCGAGGTGGCGCGTGCGGCCGCGGACCTCCTGCGGGGCGTCGACGACGTCGGCAAGGTGCGCACGAAGTCGTCGTTCAAGGACCTCGTCACCGAGTGGGACACGCGCGCGGAAGAGGCGATCGTGCGGCGCCTCGAGACGCTGGCGCCGGACGTGCCACGCCTGGCGGAGGAGAGCGGCGCGGCGGGCGACGTCGACGCGGGCCGTCGCTGGGTGATCGATCCGATCGACGGCACCGTGAACTTTGCTCACGGCATCCCGTTTTGGGCCGTGGCGATCTCGTTTGAGGTCGACGGCGATCCGGTGTGCGGCGTCGTCCACGCGCCCGCGCTCGGATGGGAGTTTTTCGCGAGCGCCGGCGGCGGCGCGTACCGCAACGGCGAGCGCGTTCGGGTGTCCGCGGTGGACGACCTGCGCCAAGCGGTCCTCGCGACCGGCTTCCCGTACGACCGCGGCACCGCCCGGTGGGCCAACTTTCGCGAGTGGGAGCACATGCAGCGGACGGCGGGCGCGTGCCGCCGCATGGGCTGTGCGTCGCTCGACCTCGCGATGGTGGCGTGTGGCATGGTCGATGGGTTCTGGGAGGCGCGACTGCGCGCGTGGGATCTGTCCGCCGGCGCTGTGCTCGTCCGCGAGGCGGGCGGCGTCGTGACCTCGCTCACGGGCGGCCGGTTCGCGTCGGCTTCCGGGGAGGCGGTGGCGTCCAACGGTGCTATTCATCAACAGATCGTGGAGGAACTCGGCACCGTGTTCGCCCGCTACGGAGGCCCGCATGACGACACGTAG
- a CDS encoding GNAT family N-acetyltransferase, with protein MGALAGLLCEAGHEVRGSDRAPLYPPMRDQIAALGVPVAIGFAPENLDWGPDVVVVGNTLSRDNVEVVEAQRRGLPLTSFPACIEDQFLADRRALVVAGTHGKTTTTSLVANILIEAGRDPSYFVGGVPIGYGRGWRLGGGRDFVLEGDEYDSAFFDKGSKFLHYKPAIAILTSVELDHVDIFSSLDDVRAAFRAFVGLLPADGVLIVGASSPEAVAIAAAAPCKVDTYAFEGRAAADTPVTWLGSDLEVLKGGRCAFQVARNGEPFVHVETNLFGPHNCENILAAIAMAHAVGVDPETIRRAVASFAGVRRRQEVRGIAQGTFIIDDYAHHPTAIAETLRALRQRFPRRRLLAVYEPRTATSRRKTFQREYADALALADMAVIGRLYDPSKIPADQRFDPERLAADLHRKGTTAAYIEDVDAIVDWVQDQARPGDVVAVLSSGSFDGLHDKLLAAFGDAVMPAQFGDIAAIRRLLDRVGLDSADLRDDDYKNFLVLRNEAGIVGCIGLEIYGEDAILRSLAVHPGHRGQGYGWILADTEVQYARHRGVRRIYLVSPETASDFFAEKLGFRIVDVATVSPAVAESSTFRNFRGKSPRTMRLDL; from the coding sequence ATGGGTGCGCTCGCGGGGCTGTTGTGTGAGGCAGGCCACGAGGTTCGCGGTTCCGACCGCGCGCCGCTGTACCCGCCGATGCGGGACCAGATCGCGGCGCTCGGCGTGCCCGTGGCGATCGGGTTTGCCCCGGAGAACCTGGACTGGGGACCGGACGTCGTGGTGGTCGGCAATACGCTGTCGCGCGACAACGTCGAGGTGGTCGAGGCACAGCGGCGAGGGCTGCCGCTCACCTCGTTTCCCGCGTGCATCGAGGACCAGTTTTTGGCCGACCGGCGCGCGCTCGTCGTCGCCGGGACGCACGGCAAGACGACGACCACGTCGTTGGTCGCGAACATCCTGATCGAGGCCGGGCGCGATCCGTCGTACTTCGTCGGCGGCGTGCCGATCGGCTACGGCCGCGGGTGGCGGCTCGGCGGCGGGCGCGATTTCGTCCTCGAAGGCGACGAGTACGACAGCGCGTTCTTCGACAAGGGGTCGAAGTTCCTCCACTACAAGCCGGCGATCGCGATCCTCACCTCGGTCGAACTCGACCACGTGGACATCTTTTCGTCGCTCGACGACGTGCGCGCCGCGTTTCGCGCGTTCGTCGGCCTGCTGCCGGCCGACGGCGTGCTGATCGTGGGCGCGTCGTCGCCCGAGGCCGTCGCGATCGCAGCGGCCGCGCCCTGCAAGGTGGACACGTATGCGTTCGAGGGGCGGGCGGCGGCGGACACGCCGGTGACCTGGCTCGGCTCCGACCTCGAAGTGCTCAAGGGCGGCCGCTGCGCATTCCAGGTCGCGCGCAACGGCGAGCCGTTCGTCCACGTCGAGACCAACCTGTTCGGGCCGCACAACTGCGAGAACATCCTCGCGGCGATCGCGATGGCCCACGCCGTCGGCGTCGACCCGGAGACGATCCGGCGAGCCGTCGCCAGCTTCGCCGGTGTCCGGCGGCGCCAGGAAGTGCGCGGCATCGCCCAGGGGACGTTCATCATCGACGACTACGCGCACCATCCGACGGCGATCGCCGAGACGTTGCGGGCGCTGCGCCAGCGGTTTCCGCGCCGCCGGCTGCTCGCCGTCTACGAGCCGCGGACGGCGACGTCGCGCCGCAAGACGTTCCAGCGCGAGTACGCGGATGCCCTGGCACTGGCCGACATGGCGGTGATCGGGCGCCTGTACGATCCGTCCAAGATCCCCGCCGACCAGCGCTTCGACCCGGAGCGCCTCGCGGCCGACCTGCACCGCAAGGGGACGACGGCGGCCTACATCGAAGACGTCGACGCCATCGTCGACTGGGTGCAGGATCAGGCGCGGCCGGGCGACGTCGTCGCCGTGCTCAGCTCCGGGTCGTTCGACGGGCTGCACGACAAGCTGCTGGCGGCGTTCGGCGATGCGGTGATGCCCGCGCAGTTCGGCGACATCGCCGCCATCCGCCGCTTGCTCGACCGCGTCGGCCTCGACTCGGCCGACTTGCGCGACGACGACTACAAGAACTTCCTCGTGCTGCGCAACGAGGCGGGGATCGTCGGCTGCATCGGGCTCGAGATCTACGGCGAGGATGCGATCCTGCGGTCGCTCGCGGTGCATCCGGGCCACCGCGGTCAGGGGTACGGCTGGATCCTGGCCGACACGGAGGTTCAGTACGCGCGCCACCGCGGCGTGCGCCGGATTTATCTCGTGTCGCCCGAGACGGCGAGCGACTTCTTCGCGGAGAAGCTCGGCTTCCGCATCGTCGACGTCGCGACCGTGTCGCCGGCCGTCGCCGAGTCGTCGACTTTCCGCAATTTCCGCGGAAAGAGCCCGCGGACGATGCGGCTGGACCTGTGA